TATGACACCCCTGCAGTTTTGGCCAAATACACCCAATTCCCAGGGCTATGTTGATGTGCGCGTTGTGGAGAATATGTGGAGGGATAAACTTGAGTGGGTGAGGAATGAGATGGAAGATGAAGGGTTGGCCGAGGGCGAGATGTGTGTTTTTCCGCTGGTGTTGCATCCCGATACTAGTGGTATGGCTCATGTGATAGGGATGGTGGAGAGAGTAATTAGGTGGTTAAAGGAGTTGGAGGAAGAGGGCATTGTGGAGTGGTGTCAGTATGCGGATGTGGCGGGGGAGTGGAGGGAGAGGAATGCACAAGAGGCAGTGTAGGAAGTCGGTGATATTCGTCATGCAGGTGACTAGCTTCATCTATATCATATTTCAAAGACCTTAATAGTTTCCCCCCTCCACACAGCGATTGATAGCAGCACCTACCTATTCCGACAATGTTCAGAATATCATGTTGGAGACCTTTCGACGACATGCCCAAGGTAGTTTTGGTTCGGCACTGACATCATCAGGCCACCGTACCTTCCACCGATCATGCCACACACAAGTCTAAGCAGAGACAGCCGAGTCCTGTGGACTGACTGCACTGGGTCACCGCATCCTCCGCCAATCTTGCCACATTCAAGTACAGGCAGCAGAATCCACATTTCAAGGCATCGAAGTCGTTGACATACGTACCATGGTACTCGACACGGTTCTATCTAGCATATGCCGAATATGCTAACCAGCCGACCTTGATCATTTTTGAAAGGACAGTTTATGCCTGCATTGCATTAGGTGAGTCAAGCGTATTAGGTGACTGGGTTCTGGGTGTATCATGAGAAATTCGACAACAAGAAACAAGTAGGATCGCTGCAAAGGAGATTAAGACCTGAGTCTGGACTTCCTAGGCAACTTGAATGAACGCTATCTCGGCTGTGTAGACAATTCAGATAGAGAATGAATATTGTGGATATCAGTGCGCGTGTTTTTGTCACAAGGTGAGAGTCAATGGGTTGTTGTTGTGATACACCCCGGCGCAACCAGTCTACACATAGGATCTAGTCTTTCCCAGTGATGGCAAATATGGCGAGTAAACACGTAGATGCTCTCCTTGCCAACCCGTAGCCTTGTAGACTACAGGCACACCCGTAAAGTCTACTATGCAGCTTAACGCATCTATGCAACAGACGCATAACCTCTCCTATCCAATATTACCAAAACACCTCGCTATCATTTTCCTCAGAGTGCACGTAGTGGATCCTAGACTGCTTGTACGTCCCCAGCGCCCGCCCGCGCCCTTACCCAATCTCACCCACATGCTCACGCATTGTACCACCCAAATTAATTCAACCCTACGTCACTGCCATTTTTCCTCGCCCTCCGTCGCACGTGATCGGCGCATCGGTCTCCGGGCCCACCCCACTAGCGCCAGCCCCAGCAATATATAAAGCCCGCTGCCTCCCTCCCTCTCTTCTCTTCCCCAGCTCTCTTTGCCTTTTGGCTTAGATCAAGTGTAGTATCTGTTCTTATAAGTTTAACCGCTTATATGCCGCTACGGCGGTGTTTCGATTATACTCATTTTTGATCCGCGTCTGATGAGTCCCTGGGCTTGCTCACACTCATCGGTCACTGTGTCGCTTCTATTCGCACTATCTGAAGCTGACGCGACTTTTTCATTGAGACCTTTGGCTGGTGCCTAGGCTTGAGGAAGAAGTGGTGCTGTGTTTGAGCTGAGGTTTCTGAACATCTGAACGCGTGTGGTGAGCGCGTCGAGGGAGCGTGTCGAGGTGACGCGTCGAGCGACTTGTTTGTGGGTGTGCATGTGAGGGCGCGTACAGTGAGCAATGTTCACGACATTCACGTCTTGGGAACAAGTACGATAAGAAGTAATTGCAATTTCTTTGCGCTGCATACCGCAAGCGTCAGAGAAGAGAAGCACCCCAATACAACAAGAGCTATCCAATGTGATGTCCCTCGCCCTTGCTGTGGTCAGCATTATGATCAAAAAACTCCGCTTCCCTCCACACATCCTTAAACTCCTCCGACATTTTCAACGCCGGGCCAAAGCTCTCCGGCCTCCTCAACTTGTAAAACTCATCCAGCCCAGCGCTATTCCGCTGCTGCCAGTCCAATATCGCATCAAAGTTCTTACACTGATGATTGATCTGAAAGTCCGGAAAAGGATTAAGCACAGTATCCGTCCACACGTGCGTATACACATCAACGTTCGCCTGACACATGATGTTCTGCAACAAATAGTAAACGCAATGCGACAGATGCGTCTTGTGCAGTTTAGTCGTCGAGTTGAAGTCGGCGTACTTGTTGCCGTAGTAGTGATCGAAATAGGCCTCGCGGCGCAGAGCGTCCAGGCAGTGCAGTTGATGAAATACGTCGATGCGGGCGGCGTAGGCTTCGCCGAGACCGTAGCTTTCGGGGTATCGAACGGATTTGTTGGGGTCTTTGCCTAGGGCTATGACTTCTTCGCGGGAGATGGCGATGGGGCGCTCGTCAGAGATGCGGCGCCATGCCGCATCTACTTCTGGGCCAG
This sequence is a window from Pyrenophora tritici-repentis strain M4 chromosome 4, whole genome shotgun sequence. Protein-coding genes within it:
- a CDS encoding DUF3328 domain containing protein, yielding MNATLLPSLTDEIFRNEPGPEVDAAWRRISDERPIAISREEVIALGKDPNKSVRYPESYGLGEAYAARIDVFHQLHCLDALRREAYFDHYYGNKYADFNSTTKLHKTHLSHCVYYLLQNIMCQANVDVYTHVWTDTVLNPFPDFQINHQCKNFDAILDWQQRNSAGLDEFYKLRRPESFGPALKMSEEFKDVWREAEFFDHNADHSKGEGHHIG